In Arthrobacter burdickii, one DNA window encodes the following:
- the pnuC gene encoding nicotinamide riboside transporter PnuC, whose product MDFLQWLFEARIPVGSGSLLLREVVGNVFGLLSALGGMRRRVWAWPAGIVGNLLLLTVFLGSLFGAASTANLLGQAGRQVMFIAVSVYGWRQWQASRHSGGQAVTPRWAGTRTRFGMVAFLIVGTFLLTPLFRMLGSYEPVWADAWTFVGSLLATYGMAKGWVEFWLVWVAVDIVGVPLLFSAGYYASAFMYLFYGAFTLVGFFVWARAQGTAKPSIETLLPDPTLR is encoded by the coding sequence ATGGATTTTCTGCAGTGGCTCTTCGAAGCCCGCATCCCCGTAGGCAGTGGCTCCCTCCTGCTGCGCGAAGTGGTGGGCAACGTCTTCGGGCTCCTCAGCGCCCTCGGGGGCATGCGCCGCCGCGTCTGGGCCTGGCCCGCCGGCATCGTGGGCAACCTCCTGCTCCTGACGGTGTTCCTCGGATCACTCTTCGGCGCCGCGAGCACCGCGAACCTGCTCGGCCAGGCCGGCCGCCAGGTCATGTTCATCGCCGTCTCGGTCTACGGCTGGCGGCAGTGGCAGGCCAGCCGGCACAGCGGGGGACAGGCGGTCACGCCCCGGTGGGCCGGCACCAGGACACGGTTCGGCATGGTCGCCTTCCTGATCGTCGGGACCTTTCTGCTGACCCCCCTCTTCCGCATGCTCGGGTCCTACGAGCCCGTGTGGGCGGACGCGTGGACCTTCGTGGGGTCCCTGCTCGCCACCTACGGCATGGCCAAGGGCTGGGTCGAGTTCTGGCTCGTCTGGGTCGCCGTGGACATCGTCGGGGTGCCTCTGCTCTTCAGCGCCGGCTACTACGCCAGCGCCTTCATGTACCTGTTCTACGGCGCCTTCACCCTGGTGGGCTTCTTCGTGTGGGCACGTGCCCAAGGCACTGCGAAGCCCAGCATCGAGACGCTCCTGCCCGACCCGACGCTGCGATGA
- the aspS gene encoding aspartate--tRNA ligase — MLRTHELGSLRPEHVGQTVTLAGWVARRRDHGGVAFLDLRDASGVAQVVVREEDVFSTLRNEYVLQIVGSVQQRPEGNENPALPTGAIEVIADTVTILNTSDPLPFQIDEHVEVGEEARLRHRYLDLRRPGPQANLRLRSEASRVARELLHRDGFVEIETPTLTRSTPEGARDFLVPARLAPGSWYALPQSPQLFKQLLQVGGFEKYYQLARCYRDEDFRADRQPEFTQLDIEASFVEEDDIIALGEQLVSALWKLIDVEVPLPIRRMTYADAMAKYGSDKPDLRFGLELTELTEFFKDTEFGVFKAPYVGAVVMPGGASQPRRQLDAWQEWAKQRGAKGLAYVLIDDDGGLRGPVAKNLTDKERDGLAAAVGANPGDCIFFAAGDTPSSRAILGAARVEIGRRTGLIKEGDWAFVWVVDAPMFEPASAAVAAGDVAVGAGAWTAVHHAFTSPKPEFLDTFDTDPENALAFAYDIVCNGNELGGGSIRIHRRDVQERVFAVMGLSAEEAQEKFGFLLEGFKYGAPPHGGIALGWDRVVSLLAGADSIRDVIAFPKSGGGYDPLTAAPAPITAQQRKEAGVDAKPKTEG, encoded by the coding sequence GTGCTCCGCACGCATGAACTGGGCTCCCTTCGGCCCGAGCACGTAGGACAAACGGTCACCCTGGCAGGCTGGGTGGCCCGCCGCCGGGACCACGGCGGGGTGGCGTTCCTCGACCTCCGCGACGCTTCCGGCGTCGCCCAGGTCGTCGTGCGCGAGGAGGACGTCTTCTCGACCCTGCGCAACGAGTACGTCCTCCAGATCGTCGGCAGCGTGCAGCAGCGGCCGGAGGGCAATGAGAACCCGGCACTGCCCACAGGTGCGATCGAGGTCATCGCGGACACCGTGACCATCCTCAACACGTCCGACCCCCTCCCGTTCCAGATCGACGAGCACGTCGAGGTCGGGGAGGAGGCGCGCCTGCGCCACCGTTACCTCGACCTCCGTCGGCCCGGCCCCCAGGCCAACCTCCGCCTGCGCTCCGAGGCGAGCCGGGTGGCACGTGAGCTCCTGCACCGGGACGGCTTCGTGGAGATCGAGACACCGACCCTGACGCGATCCACGCCCGAGGGAGCCCGTGACTTCCTGGTGCCGGCACGGCTCGCGCCGGGCTCCTGGTATGCCCTGCCGCAGTCGCCCCAGCTGTTCAAGCAGCTCCTGCAGGTCGGCGGGTTCGAGAAGTACTACCAGCTCGCCCGCTGCTACCGCGACGAGGACTTCCGCGCCGACCGCCAGCCCGAGTTCACGCAGCTCGACATCGAGGCGAGCTTCGTGGAGGAGGACGACATCATCGCCCTCGGCGAGCAGCTGGTCTCGGCGCTGTGGAAGCTCATCGACGTCGAGGTACCGCTGCCCATCCGCCGCATGACCTACGCGGACGCCATGGCCAAGTACGGCTCGGACAAGCCGGACCTGCGCTTCGGCCTCGAGCTGACCGAGCTGACCGAGTTCTTCAAGGACACGGAATTCGGCGTCTTCAAGGCTCCCTACGTCGGGGCCGTCGTCATGCCCGGAGGAGCCTCCCAGCCCCGCCGGCAGCTCGATGCCTGGCAGGAATGGGCCAAGCAGCGCGGCGCCAAGGGCCTCGCCTACGTGCTGATCGACGACGACGGCGGCCTCCGCGGTCCCGTCGCCAAGAACCTGACCGACAAGGAACGGGACGGCCTCGCAGCGGCGGTCGGCGCCAATCCCGGCGACTGCATCTTCTTCGCGGCGGGAGACACGCCTTCCTCGCGCGCCATCCTCGGTGCGGCGCGCGTGGAGATCGGACGACGCACGGGACTCATCAAGGAGGGCGACTGGGCCTTCGTGTGGGTCGTCGACGCTCCCATGTTCGAGCCCGCCTCCGCCGCCGTCGCGGCCGGTGACGTCGCGGTCGGCGCCGGCGCGTGGACGGCCGTCCACCACGCCTTCACGTCCCCGAAGCCCGAATTCCTGGACACCTTCGACACGGACCCCGAGAACGCCCTGGCCTTCGCGTACGACATCGTCTGCAACGGCAACGAGCTCGGCGGCGGGTCCATCCGTATCCACCGGCGCGACGTGCAGGAGCGCGTGTTCGCGGTCATGGGCCTGAGCGCCGAGGAAGCCCAGGAGAAGTTCGGCTTCCTGCTCGAGGGCTTCAAGTACGGCGCGCCGCCCCACGGCGGCATCGCGCTCGGCTGGGACCGCGTCGTGTCGCTGCTCGCCGGTGCGGATTCCATCCGCGACGTCATTGCTTTCCCGAAGTCGGGCGGCGGGTACGACCCGCTGACGGCCGCTCCCGCGCCGATCACGGCGCAGCAGCGCAAGGAAGCCGGCGTCGACGCCAAGCCGAAGACCGAGGGCTGA
- the ribD gene encoding bifunctional diaminohydroxyphosphoribosylaminopyrimidine deaminase/5-amino-6-(5-phosphoribosylamino)uracil reductase RibD, translated as MSTPPVTAVESEAMLRALRLAGQGVRGANPLVGAVVLGADGAVLGEGYHRGAGTPHAEPAALADARSRGNDPRGATVVVTLEPCNHTGRTGPCSEALIEAGIARVVYAADDVNGAAAGGAHRLRGAGIDCVGGLEAARSRDLNDRWTAALAGIRPFVTLKSAQSLDGRVAARDGSSQWITGPEARADGHRIRALADAVLVGTGTVLADNPRLTARTDGAQDSQVARGGPRLRVVLGQGTVPDDAAIRGPGFLHLATRDVHLALGELYGRGVRHLMVEGGPRVASAFLRAGVVDELFSYVAPLILGDGAAAFPELGVTTLGEAERWRLDSAGGPAVQQLGADVRVHLRPPPSSPGRTSPTPA; from the coding sequence ATGAGCACTCCGCCAGTGACCGCAGTGGAGTCGGAGGCGATGCTGCGTGCCCTCCGACTCGCAGGTCAGGGCGTGCGTGGCGCCAATCCCCTCGTGGGTGCCGTCGTCCTCGGCGCGGACGGTGCCGTGCTCGGAGAGGGCTACCACCGGGGCGCGGGCACGCCCCACGCCGAACCGGCAGCCCTCGCCGACGCCCGTAGCCGCGGCAACGACCCGCGCGGGGCCACCGTGGTGGTCACCCTCGAGCCGTGCAACCACACCGGCCGGACCGGCCCCTGCAGCGAAGCCCTCATCGAGGCGGGCATCGCCCGCGTGGTCTACGCCGCCGACGATGTCAACGGAGCCGCAGCGGGAGGAGCCCACCGGCTGCGCGGTGCGGGCATCGACTGCGTCGGGGGTCTCGAGGCCGCTCGATCACGCGACCTCAACGACCGCTGGACCGCAGCCCTCGCCGGTATACGCCCCTTCGTCACCCTGAAGTCGGCGCAGTCCCTCGACGGTCGTGTGGCCGCCCGGGACGGGTCCAGCCAGTGGATCACCGGCCCGGAGGCGCGCGCCGACGGGCACAGGATCCGGGCTCTGGCCGATGCCGTCCTCGTGGGCACCGGGACCGTCCTCGCCGACAACCCCCGCCTCACCGCGCGGACGGACGGCGCGCAGGACAGCCAGGTTGCCCGGGGCGGTCCGCGCCTGCGGGTGGTCCTGGGGCAGGGGACGGTGCCGGACGACGCCGCCATCAGGGGGCCCGGCTTCCTCCACCTGGCCACCCGCGACGTCCATCTCGCCCTCGGTGAGCTGTACGGCAGGGGGGTCCGCCACCTGATGGTCGAGGGAGGCCCGCGCGTCGCCTCCGCCTTCCTCCGGGCCGGCGTCGTGGACGAGCTGTTCAGCTACGTCGCCCCGCTGATCCTTGGTGACGGAGCAGCCGCCTTCCCGGAGCTTGGCGTCACCACCCTCGGCGAGGCGGAGCGCTGGCGCCTCGACAGCGCCGGGGGCCCGGCCGTGCAGCAGCTCGGTGCTGACGTCCGGGTCCACCTGCGACCCCCGCCCTCAAGCCCGGGCCGGACCTCACCAACCCCGGCCTGA
- a CDS encoding riboflavin synthase — MFTGIVSEQGSVVSLELAADGESGLLVFEAPETGRDLTPGASIAVNGVCLTAVTLDGGRVGVDVMGETLRRTTTGELQPGAPVNLERCVPAGGRLDGHVVQGHVDGIGVLLEREDLGAWHRLRFGLPSKLGRYAAEKGSVAIDGVSLTVTAVSAPEETGQWFEVGLIPTTLKETGLGAKSIGDPVNLEMDVLAKYAERLLGFAAVDAQQHRGAGTEQ; from the coding sequence GTGTTCACAGGAATCGTGTCCGAGCAGGGCAGCGTGGTCTCACTCGAGCTCGCAGCCGACGGTGAAAGCGGCCTCCTCGTCTTCGAAGCGCCCGAGACCGGCCGGGACCTCACCCCCGGGGCCTCCATCGCGGTCAACGGCGTGTGCCTCACGGCCGTCACCCTCGACGGCGGGCGCGTCGGCGTCGACGTCATGGGGGAGACCCTCCGCCGGACCACCACGGGCGAGTTGCAGCCGGGCGCGCCGGTCAACCTCGAGCGGTGCGTTCCCGCCGGGGGACGCCTCGACGGGCATGTCGTCCAGGGGCACGTGGACGGCATCGGTGTGCTGCTCGAGCGCGAGGACCTCGGTGCGTGGCACCGGCTCCGCTTCGGGCTGCCGTCGAAGCTGGGGCGCTACGCGGCGGAGAAGGGTTCCGTGGCGATCGACGGCGTCTCGCTGACGGTCACCGCCGTCAGTGCACCCGAGGAGACCGGGCAGTGGTTCGAGGTCGGGCTGATCCCGACCACGCTCAAGGAGACCGGCCTGGGTGCGAAGTCGATCGGGGACCCGGTCAACCTGGAGATGGACGTGCTGGCCAAGTACGCCGAACGCCTGCTCGGCTTCGCCGCCGTGGACGCGCAGCAGCACCGCGGCGCCGGGACAGAGCAGTGA
- the hisS gene encoding histidine--tRNA ligase: MARKASLSGFPEWLPEERLIELHVLEVLQRTFELHGFSSIETRAVETVDHLLRKGEIDKEVYAVSRLQADEASASESGLALHYDLTVPFARYVVENAGHLAFPFRRFQIQKCWRGERPQEGRAREFTQADIDVVGDGVLPFRYDVELALAVVEALGALPIPDFTLRVNNRKLAEGFYRGIGLEDTAAVLRSIDKLEKIGAEKVGTLLRDEVGADDDQVRLALELAGIRTSDTSFVERVRALGVTNDLLDEGLEELRQVVGEASRRAPGRVVADLSIARGLDYYTGTVYETVLNGHEGLGSICSGGRYDSLARKGNRTFPGVGLSIGVTRIVSRILSQGFATVSRSVPTAVLVTLADDDSWSQAQDVAAALRSRGISAEVAAGAEKFGKQIKFADRRGIPFVWFTSPDGSHEVKDIRSGDQIAADPAAWTPPAEDLRPVVATA; this comes from the coding sequence ATGGCCCGCAAGGCATCACTGTCCGGCTTTCCCGAATGGCTTCCGGAGGAGCGCCTGATCGAGCTCCATGTGCTCGAGGTGCTGCAGCGGACGTTCGAGCTGCACGGCTTCTCCAGCATCGAGACGCGGGCGGTCGAGACGGTGGACCACCTGCTCCGGAAGGGTGAGATCGACAAGGAGGTGTACGCGGTGTCCCGCCTCCAGGCCGACGAGGCGTCCGCCTCCGAGAGCGGCCTCGCCCTCCACTACGACCTGACCGTGCCGTTCGCCCGCTACGTCGTCGAGAACGCCGGCCACCTCGCCTTCCCCTTCCGCCGATTCCAGATCCAGAAGTGCTGGCGCGGGGAGCGACCCCAGGAGGGCCGTGCCCGCGAATTCACCCAGGCGGACATCGACGTCGTCGGCGATGGTGTGCTGCCGTTCCGGTACGACGTCGAACTCGCCCTCGCCGTGGTCGAGGCCCTCGGCGCCCTCCCCATCCCGGACTTCACGCTGCGCGTCAACAACCGGAAGCTCGCGGAGGGCTTCTACCGCGGCATCGGGCTCGAGGACACCGCAGCCGTCCTGCGGAGCATCGACAAGCTCGAGAAGATCGGCGCGGAGAAGGTGGGCACGCTGTTGCGGGACGAGGTCGGCGCTGACGACGACCAGGTGCGCCTCGCACTCGAGCTCGCCGGCATCCGTACGTCCGACACCTCGTTCGTCGAGCGCGTCCGCGCCCTCGGCGTGACGAACGACCTCCTCGACGAAGGCCTCGAGGAACTCCGGCAGGTCGTGGGCGAAGCGTCCCGACGGGCGCCGGGCCGGGTGGTGGCGGATCTCAGCATCGCCCGCGGGCTCGACTACTACACCGGCACCGTCTACGAGACGGTGCTCAACGGGCACGAAGGCCTTGGATCGATCTGCTCCGGCGGCCGCTACGACTCCCTGGCCCGCAAGGGCAACCGCACGTTCCCCGGCGTCGGCCTGTCCATCGGCGTCACGCGGATCGTCTCCCGCATCCTGAGCCAGGGGTTCGCCACGGTCTCGCGGTCCGTCCCCACCGCCGTCCTCGTGACACTCGCCGACGACGATTCCTGGTCGCAGGCACAGGACGTCGCGGCGGCGCTGCGAAGCCGCGGGATCTCCGCGGAGGTGGCAGCGGGCGCCGAGAAGTTCGGCAAGCAGATCAAGTTCGCGGACCGCCGCGGCATCCCCTTCGTGTGGTTCACGTCGCCCGACGGCTCGCACGAGGTGAAGGACATCCGGTCCGGGGACCAGATCGCGGCGGACCCTGCAGCCTGGACGCCTCCCGCCGAGGACCTCCGGCCGGTGGTCGCGACCGCCTGA
- the hisG gene encoding ATP phosphoribosyltransferase: MLRVAVPNKGALSEAASSMLAEAGYRQRRDPRELVLVDPENEIEFFFLRPRDIAVYVGSGTLDVGITGRDLFLDAQVKAEELLQLGFGASTFRFAGPVADFSSVAQLEGKRVATSYEGLLKDYLAERGITAAVVRLDGAVESSVRLGVADAIADVVETGNTLRAAGMEIFGEPILKSEAVLIGRAGVEPPAGLDVLLRRLQGVLVARQYVMMDYDIRKDLVDEAAALTPGLESPTVSPLRDSDWVAVRSMVRRNQTNRVMDELYELGARAILVSTIHACRI; this comes from the coding sequence ATGCTCCGTGTAGCAGTTCCCAACAAGGGCGCCCTCTCCGAGGCCGCCTCGTCCATGCTCGCCGAGGCCGGCTACCGCCAGCGTCGAGACCCCCGTGAACTCGTCCTCGTCGATCCCGAGAACGAGATCGAGTTCTTCTTCCTCCGTCCGCGCGACATCGCCGTGTACGTCGGCTCGGGAACCCTCGACGTCGGCATCACCGGCCGCGACCTCTTCCTCGACGCGCAGGTGAAGGCCGAGGAGCTCCTGCAGCTCGGCTTCGGAGCCTCGACCTTCCGGTTCGCCGGTCCCGTGGCCGACTTCTCGTCGGTGGCGCAGCTCGAGGGGAAGCGCGTCGCGACGAGCTACGAGGGACTCCTGAAGGACTACCTCGCCGAACGCGGCATCACCGCCGCCGTCGTCAGGCTCGACGGCGCCGTCGAATCCTCGGTGCGCCTCGGCGTGGCCGACGCCATCGCCGACGTGGTGGAGACGGGCAACACGCTTCGTGCCGCCGGGATGGAGATCTTCGGCGAGCCGATCCTCAAGAGCGAGGCCGTGCTGATCGGCCGCGCCGGCGTGGAGCCCCCCGCCGGACTGGACGTGCTGCTGCGACGCCTGCAGGGCGTCCTCGTGGCACGCCAGTACGTGATGATGGACTACGACATCCGCAAGGACCTCGTGGACGAGGCCGCCGCCCTGACACCCGGTCTCGAATCCCCGACCGTGTCGCCGCTGCGCGACTCCGACTGGGTGGCCGTGCGCTCGATGGTCCGGCGGAACCAGACCAACCGCGTCATGGACGAGCTGTACGAGCTCGGCGCCCGCGCCATCCTCGTCAGCACCATCCACGCCTGCCGGATCTAG
- a CDS encoding phosphoribosyl-ATP diphosphatase, translated as MKTFDSLFEELSAKAAERPAGSRTVAELDSGVHGIGKKVVEEAAEVWMAAEYESTEDAAEEISQLLYHLQVLMIAKGLTLEDVYKHL; from the coding sequence GTGAAAACCTTTGATTCCCTGTTCGAGGAACTCAGCGCGAAGGCCGCGGAACGGCCGGCCGGTTCGCGGACCGTCGCGGAGCTCGATTCCGGCGTGCACGGCATCGGCAAGAAGGTCGTCGAAGAGGCCGCCGAGGTGTGGATGGCCGCCGAGTACGAGTCCACCGAGGACGCCGCCGAGGAGATCTCCCAGCTGCTCTACCACCTGCAGGTGCTCATGATCGCGAAGGGACTCACCCTGGAGGACGTCTACAAGCATCTGTAG
- the ribH gene encoding 6,7-dimethyl-8-ribityllumazine synthase: MSGHGAPSIDISGLTTEGVPLRLAIIAASWHTQIMDGLLDGARRAAAEAGAEVTEVRVPGSFELPVAAARLAPHFDAVAALGVVIRGGTPHFEYVCQAATSGLTDVSVSTGVPVGFGVLTCDTEQQGLDRAGLPGSSEDKGHEAVSAALATAAVLRSWTR, encoded by the coding sequence ATGAGCGGCCACGGAGCACCCAGCATCGACATCAGCGGACTGACCACGGAGGGCGTGCCCCTCCGCCTCGCCATCATCGCTGCGAGCTGGCACACGCAGATCATGGACGGACTGCTCGACGGCGCACGCCGCGCAGCAGCGGAGGCCGGAGCCGAGGTCACCGAGGTGCGCGTCCCCGGAAGCTTCGAGCTTCCCGTCGCCGCAGCCCGCCTCGCGCCGCACTTCGACGCCGTCGCGGCCCTCGGCGTCGTCATCCGTGGCGGCACGCCCCACTTCGAGTACGTCTGCCAGGCCGCGACGTCGGGCCTCACCGACGTGAGCGTCAGCACGGGCGTGCCGGTCGGCTTCGGCGTCCTCACCTGCGACACGGAGCAGCAGGGACTCGACCGCGCCGGCCTGCCGGGCTCCTCCGAGGACAAGGGGCACGAGGCGGTCTCGGCGGCGCTGGCGACGGCCGCCGTGTTGAGGTCGTGGACGCGGTGA
- the ribB gene encoding 3,4-dihydroxy-2-butanone-4-phosphate synthase has protein sequence MAQDSAVAQDSAVAQDSAVMEDSAVTEDEAVTKGSAVPDDSAVAEDSAAAEDQAAIRLDPIRDAVAAIAAGRAVVVVDDEDRENEGDIVFAAEDATPELVGWTIRWTSGVLCVPLPGADADRLLLPPMTAVNEDSKGTAYTVSCDAAIGVSTGISAADRARTMRVLADPASVPTDLTRPGHVFPLRAADGGVRQRPGHTEASVELSRLAGKRPVAVIAELVHDEGDMLRLPALRRFADDHGIPLVSIEDLVEYLRERDASDAVDGQADAAGA, from the coding sequence GTGGCGCAGGACAGCGCCGTTGCCCAGGACAGTGCAGTAGCCCAGGACAGTGCAGTGATGGAGGACAGCGCAGTGACGGAGGACGAAGCAGTGACGAAAGGCAGCGCGGTGCCTGACGACAGTGCAGTTGCCGAGGACAGTGCAGCGGCCGAAGACCAGGCAGCGATCCGACTGGATCCCATCCGGGACGCCGTCGCGGCCATCGCCGCGGGGCGGGCCGTCGTCGTCGTCGACGACGAGGACCGGGAGAACGAGGGCGACATCGTCTTCGCCGCAGAGGACGCCACGCCCGAGCTGGTGGGCTGGACCATCCGCTGGACCTCCGGCGTCCTGTGCGTGCCGCTGCCGGGTGCCGACGCGGACCGACTCCTCCTGCCGCCGATGACCGCCGTGAACGAGGACTCGAAGGGCACGGCCTACACGGTCTCCTGCGATGCCGCGATCGGGGTCAGCACGGGCATCAGCGCCGCGGACCGCGCGCGCACCATGAGGGTGCTGGCGGATCCCGCCAGCGTCCCCACCGACCTCACCCGGCCGGGCCACGTCTTTCCGCTGCGCGCAGCCGACGGCGGCGTCCGCCAGCGGCCCGGACACACCGAGGCCTCCGTCGAACTCAGCAGGCTCGCCGGCAAGCGCCCCGTGGCCGTCATCGCCGAACTGGTGCACGACGAGGGCGACATGTTGCGCCTTCCTGCCCTGCGCCGCTTCGCCGACGACCACGGGATCCCGCTCGTCTCGATCGAGGACCTCGTCGAGTACCTGCGGGAGCGAGACGCCTCCGACGCCGTCGACGGGCAGGCGGACGCGGCCGGCGCCTGA
- a CDS encoding APC family permease, which translates to MSQEPGLRRAMGGFDATTVGIGAMIGAGAFVVFAPASASAGALLPLAVVIAGFIAYCNASATASLAVRYPTSGGTYVYGREQLGPWPGFLAGWAFVTGKLASCAAMALTFGLYAAPGAEKAAGVAAVVGLTLVNLLGVTRTALATRVIVSLVVPVLAFVVVVAFASPAASGPAAADSEGAVGVLQAAALLFFAFAGYARIATMGEEVREPRRNIPAAIFGALGFTLLLYLLLALSLLHAFGPTRLAGTTAPLREVFDASTPGAAAGVGGGVITLAAALASLGALLALIAGVGRTSLAMARGGDLPRVLSRISARYSVPWVADIVTAVVVVVLLLATDVLTVVGFSSFGVLLYYAIANIAAFTLTERQWYSPRWLNTVGAAGCLVLAFTLPATSVLTMLGVLAVGLIVRAVVLARRRAV; encoded by the coding sequence ATGTCCCAGGAACCGGGACTCCGCCGCGCGATGGGCGGCTTCGATGCCACGACCGTCGGGATCGGCGCGATGATCGGCGCCGGCGCGTTCGTGGTGTTCGCCCCGGCCAGTGCCTCCGCCGGGGCGCTCCTGCCCCTGGCCGTCGTGATCGCGGGCTTCATCGCCTACTGCAACGCCTCGGCGACCGCCTCCCTGGCCGTGCGGTATCCCACGAGCGGTGGCACCTATGTCTACGGGCGTGAACAGCTCGGTCCCTGGCCCGGGTTCCTCGCCGGCTGGGCGTTCGTCACCGGCAAGCTGGCGTCGTGCGCGGCCATGGCCCTCACGTTCGGCCTGTATGCAGCGCCGGGTGCCGAGAAGGCCGCGGGGGTCGCCGCCGTCGTCGGGCTGACGCTCGTCAACCTCCTCGGGGTCACCCGCACCGCGCTCGCGACGCGCGTCATCGTCTCGCTCGTGGTGCCGGTCCTCGCCTTCGTGGTCGTCGTCGCGTTCGCCTCCCCCGCGGCCTCCGGCCCGGCCGCCGCCGATTCCGAAGGGGCGGTCGGGGTCCTGCAGGCAGCGGCTCTGCTGTTCTTCGCCTTTGCCGGGTATGCGCGCATCGCGACCATGGGCGAGGAGGTCCGCGAACCGCGCAGGAACATCCCGGCGGCGATCTTCGGTGCCCTCGGCTTCACGTTGCTGCTGTATTTGCTGCTGGCGCTGTCCCTGTTGCACGCCTTCGGGCCGACCCGCCTCGCCGGAACCACTGCTCCGCTGCGGGAGGTCTTCGACGCATCCACACCGGGCGCAGCCGCCGGCGTGGGCGGTGGGGTCATCACCCTCGCGGCTGCGCTCGCGAGCCTGGGCGCCCTGCTGGCCCTCATCGCCGGAGTCGGCAGGACGAGCCTGGCGATGGCCCGCGGCGGAGACCTGCCACGGGTGCTGTCGCGGATCTCCGCCCGGTACTCCGTGCCCTGGGTCGCCGATATCGTGACGGCCGTCGTCGTCGTGGTCCTCCTGCTGGCCACCGACGTGCTGACCGTGGTCGGCTTCTCAAGCTTCGGCGTGCTGCTGTACTACGCGATCGCGAACATCGCGGCCTTCACCCTCACCGAGAGGCAGTGGTACTCCCCGCGCTGGCTGAACACGGTCGGCGCAGCCGGTTGCCTCGTCCTGGCCTTCACCCTGCCGGCGACGTCGGTACTCACCATGCTCGGGGTGCTCGCGGTCGGACTCATCGTCCGGGCCGTCGTCCTGGCGCGGCGGAGGGCAGTCTGA
- the hisF gene encoding imidazole glycerol phosphate synthase subunit HisF, with the protein MTVAVRVIPCLDVDAGRVVKGVNFEDLRDAGDPVELAHRYDRAGADELTFLDVTASSGNRETTFDVVARTAEEVFIPLTVGGGVREISDVDRLLRYGADKASINTAAVARPAVINEITGHFGAQVLVLSLDARRTRDASTPSGFEVTTYGGRKGTGIDAVAWAREAADRGVGEILLNSIDADGTKEGFDLELIRAVRAAVGVPLIASGGAGKPEHFPPAVQAGADAVLAASVFHFGPVDAIAQVKAAIREAGFPVR; encoded by the coding sequence ATGACCGTCGCAGTCCGTGTCATCCCGTGCCTCGACGTCGACGCCGGACGTGTGGTCAAGGGCGTCAACTTCGAGGACCTGCGGGACGCCGGCGACCCCGTGGAACTCGCCCACCGCTACGACCGCGCGGGCGCCGACGAACTGACGTTCCTCGACGTCACCGCCTCCTCCGGCAACCGGGAGACGACGTTCGACGTCGTCGCCCGGACCGCCGAGGAGGTCTTCATCCCCCTGACCGTGGGCGGGGGAGTGCGCGAGATCTCCGATGTCGACCGCCTGCTGCGCTACGGCGCGGACAAGGCCTCGATCAATACGGCCGCCGTCGCGCGCCCCGCCGTCATCAACGAGATCACCGGGCACTTCGGGGCGCAGGTCCTGGTGCTCTCCCTCGATGCGCGCCGCACGCGCGACGCCAGCACTCCGTCCGGCTTCGAGGTCACGACGTACGGCGGCCGCAAGGGCACCGGGATCGACGCCGTCGCCTGGGCCCGCGAGGCGGCGGATCGGGGCGTGGGGGAGATCCTGCTCAACTCGATCGACGCCGACGGCACCAAGGAGGGCTTCGACCTGGAGCTCATCCGCGCCGTGCGGGCCGCCGTCGGCGTTCCGCTGATCGCCTCCGGCGGAGCGGGCAAGCCGGAGCACTTCCCGCCGGCGGTCCAGGCCGGAGCCGACGCCGTGCTCGCTGCGTCCGTCTTCCACTTCGGGCCCGTGGACGCCATCGCGCAGGTCAAGGCCGCCATCCGCGAGGCCGGTTTCCCCGTCCGCTGA